The genomic window CCGCAAGCTGCATCGGCTTCTAATCCCCGGGAATACCGGACGCTGACTGCAATATGTCGCTTTTCTAACGCTTCTACAAACGCTTGCACGCGCTGGCGATCGGGTCGTTTAAAGTCTACTTCCTCAATCGGGTTATAGGGTATCAAGTTCACATGACTTTGAAACCCGCGCAATAAACTGGCGAGTTCTTCGGCATTTTCAGGGCGATCGTTAAATTCGGCGAGTAAGATATATTCAAACGTCACTCGGCGTCCGGAAATTTTCACATACTCCCGACAATCGGCGATGATTCTTTCGATGGGATATCCTCCCGCATTGGGAATCAGTTTTTCCCGCAGTTTCTGATTAGAAGCATGGAGACTGACGGCGAGGGTAAATTGACCGCGATGTTTGGCGAGTTGGGGGATGCGATCGCGGATGCCGACGGTGGAAATCGTGATACAGCGTTGACCAATTCCGATATCTTCATTGAGCGATCGCACTGCCGCTAACACATTCTCGGTATTGAGTAACGGTTCTCCCATTCCCATAAACACAATGTGACTCACCCGGCGTCCAAAGTCTTCCTGCACCGTTAAAACTTGATCCACAATTTCATGAGTCGCCAAATTGCGGGTAAATCCGCCTTTTCCCGTGGCACAAAAGTCACAACCCATTGGACATCCCACTTGAGAAGAAACGCAAACGGTGAGGCGTTTTTCGGTGGGAATTCCTACAGATTCAATGATTTGACCATCGCTTAATTTCAGTAAATATTTAATAGTGCCATCAGATGCAATGGATTTGTGAGAAATGGTCGAGCGCCCCAGGGGATAGTCGGCAATTTGTTCGCGCCACTGTTTGGAAAATACCGTAATGTCAGACAGCGATCGCGCGCCTTTGTCGTAAATCCAGTTATGCAGTTGTTTTCCCCGATAGGCGGGTTGTTGTTGCTGTTGCACCCATTCGGTTAATTCCGGTAACGAGAGTCCCAATAGAGGTTTTTTCTCCGGGGAAGATTTTCCAGGTTTCCCTTGTTCCACTGTTGCTGTGGCGGGTTGTTCAGCGGTAGGTTGAGGGTTAGTCGTCATGATAGATACAACTCTAAGGGTAGGGGGTCTAGGCGATCGGGATTTGTGGGTAATACAGTTGCAGAACAATTGAGGGCGGTTTCTAGGATACAGAAAGCACCCGGGATGGTCAGTTCCGTTAACCCTGAGATCTTGCACCAGTGGCAACAACCGGCGGGGGTTAAAACGATTGGCGGCCTAATACCTAAAGTCGTCTAAAGACGACTGCAAGTCTTATCCCGTGGTATTTTCAGTCGGTTTCAACCGACTTGATTCTGTTAGGCGGGGGATTTATCCCCCGCCGGTTGTTGAGAATGGTGCAAGATGTCAGTTAACCCCTACTTTAGTTTAGCAACTCTGGGGAGGGGAAATCGCCGCCACAATTTATCCCAGCTAGAGGGTCCAGACTGGATGAATATTGTCCTATCTATCTAATCCAGTCCCAATGCCATAGCTGGTATTGTTACTTGGATCGGGAAAGGGAAGTAACTTGCGTTCTTTCTCTACTTTTTCAGAATTCCTACCCAGGAGAAAATAAGTTTTCATCTCTCCTTTTCCTTTAATCATAATAGAACCACGTTCTTCAAATTGATAGTATTTAGCTAACAATTGATAAGTGTCTTCGCTGACTTGAATCGAACCGGGTAAACCGTGAGATTCCATCCGGCTGGCAATATTAACCGCATCCCCCCAAAGGTCATAGATAAATTTTTTCTGCCCGATGACTCCGGCGACAACGCCTCCGGTGTTAATGCCAATTCTAATATTAATATTTTCCTGATGATTGAGATTAAATTGGACGATCGCCTGCTGCATATCCAAAGCCATTTCTGCGACATCTTTGGCACAATCGGCTTTGGGTTCAGGTAGTCCACCCACAAGCATATAAGCATCGCCAATGGTTTTAATTTTTTCTAACCCATGTAGATCGGCGAGGCGGTCAAATTCAGAAAAAATTTCGTTGAGGAGGGTCACCAGTTCCCGGGGAGAAATGCGGGAGGAGAGATTGGTAAAGCCGACAATATCGGCAAATAAGACGGTGACATCGGTAAATTGGTCGGCAATGGTGGTGGTTTCTTCTTTGAGGCGATCGGCGATGGTTTTGGGTAATATATTCAGGAGGAGACTTTCGGATTTGGCTTGTTCGATTTCTAATTGCTTTAAGGCATAGATAAATTCTTGGGCGATCGCACTGGCAAAAACTAGGGCTAACAATAACGCAGCTACCAGCAATCCCGTCGCCGCCCGACTGGTTTGGTTAATGCGATCTTCCCCCCGCTTAACTTCTTGGCGGGCGATTTCCAGCAGTTGAGCCGAGAGTTCATTGGCTTGGCGATCAAACTGAGAAATTTGCTCTCGAATTTCCAGATCTAAGCGGATAATTTTTTTTGCCAGATCTTGATAATCATTGAGGGCATTGATGGCGCTCACTTGTCGTTCTAAACTTAAGTTAGGAGACTGCTTAATGGCGGTCTGTAATTCATCAATGGCTTGATACAGGGCAGTGCGTTCGGGATTTTGGCGATCGTTTAGATAGTCTTCTTCCCGAAATTGGAGTTGCATATATAGCTCTATCAACTTCGGATCATCAGCAAGTAGGAGAATATCCCCCAATCGTTGGGAATTTTGCTGTAACTGAGCCAGGATGCCTGTTTTGTCCATCCCTAACTCCCCCACCAGTCCTACGGCTTCTCGAAAACTACTAGCGTACTGTTGCACCATTTCTTCATAAGAAACGACCGCTGGATTGCTCTGACGTAAGGTGGCACTGACTTGATCCGTGGAGAGTAACGATTGCAGAAGATCGCTAATCAAGAGCACCATGTCAATCTGTTCGCTGTAGGCTTTACCATATTCCTCCCGGGCATCTAAAAACCCGGTTTTTGACCACTGTTCAAAAAAGTCGCGTTCTAGGCGACGGGCTTTTTCTAAAGCATCATTCATTTCAAACACCAATCGTTGCAGTTTAATGCTACTAACAATTGTTGCTTGAGTTTCGCTTCGCACAAAGTTTAGAGACAGCCATCCGGTGGTGGCGACACCGCCTAAAATTAACATGAGGCCAATAAAAGCCGAGCTAAATTTGGCGGTGATATTTAAACTCCGCCAGGATTGATTTAATCCTTGCCATTTCTTCATAATATTTCCTGAAATTCAGGCTCAACACAAAGATATTTTTGAGTTCTTAGTAGATGCACCCCATGAGTTTCCGGAGCGTCTGACGGAAGATAGATGCACCGTTTTCTGATGAAGAAACGGCAAAGATTGTCAGCCAAACCGCTTAATTTTCGCAGTCGCCCCCGGATCCGTATTGCCAAGCTTGAATCCAGCGATGGCAATAATATTGTTGGGCGGGGGGTAAGCGATTAACCCAGGTTTCACACCGTTGTCCGATCGGGGACAAGGCACTATAAATGCCGAGGTTAAGGTAATGCTGCATCCAGTCTACCAAAGCCGGGAGTCCGACTTGGGGAATGACTCGAAAAACGGAATGGGTTTGGGCGATCGCTGTTTTAAATAAGGTTTGGGAAAGTCCCCCAAATTGGATCACATCTTGTAAAAAGGGTTTCAGGACTGGATCTCCTAACTGTTCCATACAAGTGAAAACACCGGAGAGGAGTTCATTAATTTGATTGGGTGCGAGTTGTTGTTCTATCCCAACACTCATCGCCCGTTGAAACAACCAAGTGACCGAAATATTGGGCTGATAGGGTTGTAATCGGGCTAAGGCATTATGGGAGAGCATCTCTCGTTCTAATGCCTCATTAATGCCTTGAGTGAGGCGATTGAGATGGCGCAGCATGGCTCCAAATCCCCCGAAACTGAGGGGAGATTGGATGCCGCTACTATCCCCAACCGCCAGAATCCGGTCCCAGGGCGATCGCACTGGACTGTCTCGATAGGCGGGAAAAAACCCAAACAGCGCCCGCACAAATTGTAACTGGGCTAAGTCCACATTTTGATATTCAGGTAACAACTTTAAGTAATCTTCAAATAATTCCGTTAAACTCAGGCGACTCGGATGGGTATCTAAATAAGTGAATAAATAAGTGGTTCGCCCATCTCTTGCTGGAAAAGCTTCCCAAAAATACTGACATTGCTTTTGAATTGGGGTAAATGATGTGATTAAATCTCCGGTTTCGTTCTGAGGAAATCCTTTCGCACAACTGCCGACAACTAGACAGACACTATCGGGCTT from Laspinema palackyanum D2c includes these protein-coding regions:
- a CDS encoding FAD-dependent oxidoreductase, encoding MTLTERILSQLPGDALTGLHRSDRLWQSLKKNPQVIPSVISEQSQPLNHLDWDILVCGGTLGIFIGAALAIKGWRVALIERGILRGRDQEWNISREELTVFLELDLLSEAELEQAIATQYNPARIQFNGGPEFWVRDVLNIGVDPVYLLDTLKARFLQAGGQIFEKTPFESASVHPNGIIVKSSNGQSFTARLLLDVMGHFSPIVRQIRQGQKPDSVCLVVGSCAKGFPQNETGDLITSFTPIQKQCQYFWEAFPARDGRTTYLFTYLDTHPSRLSLTELFEDYLKLLPEYQNVDLAQLQFVRALFGFFPAYRDSPVRSPWDRILAVGDSSGIQSPLSFGGFGAMLRHLNRLTQGINEALEREMLSHNALARLQPYQPNISVTWLFQRAMSVGIEQQLAPNQINELLSGVFTCMEQLGDPVLKPFLQDVIQFGGLSQTLFKTAIAQTHSVFRVIPQVGLPALVDWMQHYLNLGIYSALSPIGQRCETWVNRLPPAQQYYCHRWIQAWQYGSGGDCEN
- a CDS encoding adenylate/guanylate cyclase domain-containing protein, whose product is MKKWQGLNQSWRSLNITAKFSSAFIGLMLILGGVATTGWLSLNFVRSETQATIVSSIKLQRLVFEMNDALEKARRLERDFFEQWSKTGFLDAREEYGKAYSEQIDMVLLISDLLQSLLSTDQVSATLRQSNPAVVSYEEMVQQYASSFREAVGLVGELGMDKTGILAQLQQNSQRLGDILLLADDPKLIELYMQLQFREEDYLNDRQNPERTALYQAIDELQTAIKQSPNLSLERQVSAINALNDYQDLAKKIIRLDLEIREQISQFDRQANELSAQLLEIARQEVKRGEDRINQTSRAATGLLVAALLLALVFASAIAQEFIYALKQLEIEQAKSESLLLNILPKTIADRLKEETTTIADQFTDVTVLFADIVGFTNLSSRISPRELVTLLNEIFSEFDRLADLHGLEKIKTIGDAYMLVGGLPEPKADCAKDVAEMALDMQQAIVQFNLNHQENINIRIGINTGGVVAGVIGQKKFIYDLWGDAVNIASRMESHGLPGSIQVSEDTYQLLAKYYQFEERGSIMIKGKGEMKTYFLLGRNSEKVEKERKLLPFPDPSNNTSYGIGTGLDR
- the rlmN gene encoding 23S rRNA (adenine(2503)-C(2))-methyltransferase RlmN → MTTNPQPTAEQPATATVEQGKPGKSSPEKKPLLGLSLPELTEWVQQQQQPAYRGKQLHNWIYDKGARSLSDITVFSKQWREQIADYPLGRSTISHKSIASDGTIKYLLKLSDGQIIESVGIPTEKRLTVCVSSQVGCPMGCDFCATGKGGFTRNLATHEIVDQVLTVQEDFGRRVSHIVFMGMGEPLLNTENVLAAVRSLNEDIGIGQRCITISTVGIRDRIPQLAKHRGQFTLAVSLHASNQKLREKLIPNAGGYPIERIIADCREYVKISGRRVTFEYILLAEFNDRPENAEELASLLRGFQSHVNLIPYNPIEEVDFKRPDRQRVQAFVEALEKRHIAVSVRYSRGLEADAACGQLRASKA